In one window of Gemmatimonadota bacterium DNA:
- a CDS encoding sugar kinase, which translates to MKLLVVGSVALDSILTPFGEVHDALGGSAVYFSVAASVLTGVRMVGVVGDDYPMTDLKAVGARGVDISGVEQAPGESFRWKGKYSFDLASRETLETRLGVFADFRPRIPAGFRDTPYVFLGNIHPDLQLAVLDQMHEPRLVACDTMNFWIDSARERLMQVLKRVDLLIINDEEIRQLSGDWNVHRAARWVLGQGPRRVVVKRGEHGALLVETGRSFYCPAYPLEEVFDPTGAGDSFAGGFLGYIARTGDTSSDGLRRAMVFGAAMGSFAVASFGIGGFDGVTPASLHQRVGSFKDLTHFEIAEAVA; encoded by the coding sequence ATGAAACTCCTCGTGGTGGGCAGCGTCGCCCTCGACTCCATCCTCACGCCCTTCGGCGAGGTGCACGACGCGCTGGGGGGCAGCGCCGTCTACTTCAGCGTGGCCGCCTCGGTGCTCACCGGGGTGCGCATGGTCGGCGTGGTGGGCGATGACTATCCCATGACCGACCTCAAGGCGGTCGGGGCGCGGGGCGTCGACATCTCGGGCGTGGAGCAGGCCCCAGGCGAGAGCTTCCGCTGGAAGGGGAAGTACAGCTTCGACCTGGCCAGCCGTGAGACCCTCGAGACCCGGCTCGGCGTCTTCGCCGACTTCCGGCCCCGGATCCCCGCCGGCTTCCGCGACACACCCTACGTCTTCCTGGGCAATATCCACCCCGACCTGCAGCTGGCGGTGCTGGACCAGATGCACGAGCCGCGGCTGGTGGCCTGCGATACCATGAACTTCTGGATCGATAGCGCCCGCGAGCGCCTGATGCAGGTGCTCAAGCGGGTGGACCTGCTCATCATCAACGACGAGGAGATCCGCCAGCTCTCCGGCGACTGGAACGTCCACCGCGCCGCCCGCTGGGTGCTGGGGCAGGGCCCCCGCCGCGTGGTGGTCAAGCGGGGCGAGCACGGGGCGCTGCTGGTGGAGACCGGGCGCAGCTTCTACTGTCCGGCCTATCCGCTGGAGGAGGTGTTCGACCCGACCGGCGCCGGCGATTCCTTCGCCGGGGGGTTCCTCGGCTACATCGCCCGCACCGGGGATACCTCGAGCGATGGGCTCCGCCGCGCCATGGTCTTCGGCGCCGCGATGGGGTCGTTCGCCGTGGCGAGCTTCGGCATCGGCGGCTTCGACGGGGTGACGCCCGCCAGCCTGCACCAGCGGGTGGGCAGCTTCAAGGACCTGACGCACTTCGAGATCGCGGAGGCGGTGGCATGA
- a CDS encoding arginine--tRNA ligase — MSEQQIRAELARVAAALGAPEAAFVLERPRDTGHGDLSTNLAMLLAKSLKTNPRALAERVIGALRIPASVVARTEIAGPGFINFWLAQDALATLLQTIIGAGASYGRLDFGGGQRVNVEFVSANPTGPLHVGHGRGAALGDAIAALLEWTGHAVTREFYINDAGVQIERVVQSLWARVEQQLGRPAEIPEGGYHGAYLVELAAQLLREQPELATVTAHEGLAACRVAPLRIRQEQEDLLRDLHVVFDVWSSEQAVRDQGRVESALRLLAERSLTFEEDGALFLRTSSFGDDKDRVLRKSDGSLTYFVPDIAYHIDKHDRGFARVIDVWGADHHGYIPRVRAVLRALGYGEDFFEVALVQLVKVMKAGEEVRMSKRSGEFVTLRDLMDWVGVDATRYFFLMRPGQSPFTFDVDLARKQTDENPIFYVQMAHARMSGIFRVAGRAPESASGDVSFDALPAAEDLELLKKLATFPEVVARAARAREPHRVTDYLEDLARLAHGWYHKCRVLGEPPATEAARLALARAARIVLANGLALLGLSAPDRM; from the coding sequence GTGAGCGAACAGCAGATCCGCGCCGAGTTGGCGCGCGTGGCGGCCGCCCTGGGCGCACCCGAGGCGGCCTTCGTGCTGGAACGCCCCCGCGACACCGGGCACGGCGACCTCTCCACCAACCTCGCCATGCTGCTGGCCAAGTCGCTCAAGACCAACCCGCGGGCCCTGGCCGAGCGGGTGATCGGCGCGCTGCGCATTCCCGCCTCCGTGGTGGCGCGCACCGAGATCGCCGGGCCCGGCTTCATCAACTTCTGGCTGGCGCAGGACGCCCTGGCCACGCTGCTCCAGACCATCATCGGCGCGGGCGCGAGCTACGGCCGGCTGGACTTCGGCGGGGGGCAGCGGGTCAACGTGGAGTTCGTCTCCGCCAACCCGACCGGCCCGCTGCACGTGGGCCACGGGCGCGGGGCGGCGCTCGGCGACGCGATCGCCGCGCTGCTCGAGTGGACCGGGCACGCCGTGACCCGCGAGTTCTACATCAACGACGCCGGGGTGCAGATCGAGCGGGTGGTGCAGAGCCTGTGGGCCCGGGTGGAACAGCAGCTCGGGCGCCCGGCCGAGATCCCCGAGGGCGGCTACCACGGCGCCTACCTGGTGGAGCTGGCGGCGCAGCTGCTGCGCGAGCAGCCGGAGCTGGCCACCGTCACCGCGCACGAGGGCCTCGCGGCCTGCCGGGTGGCCCCGCTCCGCATCCGCCAGGAGCAGGAGGACCTGCTGCGTGACCTCCACGTGGTCTTCGACGTGTGGAGCAGCGAGCAGGCCGTGCGCGACCAGGGCCGGGTCGAATCGGCGCTGCGCCTCCTGGCCGAGCGGAGCCTCACCTTCGAGGAGGACGGCGCGCTGTTCCTCCGGACCAGCAGCTTCGGCGACGACAAGGACCGGGTCCTTCGCAAGAGTGACGGCAGCCTCACCTACTTCGTGCCGGACATCGCCTATCACATCGACAAGCACGACCGCGGCTTCGCGCGGGTCATCGACGTGTGGGGCGCCGATCACCACGGCTACATCCCGCGCGTGCGGGCGGTGCTGCGGGCGCTGGGGTACGGCGAGGACTTCTTCGAGGTGGCGCTGGTGCAGCTGGTCAAGGTGATGAAGGCCGGGGAAGAGGTGCGGATGTCCAAGCGCTCGGGGGAGTTTGTCACCCTGCGCGACCTCATGGACTGGGTCGGCGTCGACGCCACCCGCTACTTCTTCCTGATGCGCCCGGGGCAGTCGCCCTTCACCTTCGACGTGGACCTGGCCCGCAAGCAGACCGACGAGAACCCCATCTTCTACGTGCAGATGGCGCATGCCCGCATGAGCGGCATCTTCCGGGTGGCCGGGCGGGCGCCGGAGTCGGCCAGTGGGGACGTGTCGTTCGACGCGCTGCCCGCGGCCGAGGACCTCGAGCTGCTCAAGAAGCTCGCCACGTTTCCCGAGGTGGTGGCCCGGGCGGCGCGGGCGCGCGAGCCGCACCGGGTCACCGATTACCTCGAGGACCTGGCCCGGCTGGCCCACGGCTGGTATCACAAGTGCCGCGTCCTCGGCGAGCCGCCCGCCACCGAGGCGGCCCGCCTCGCGCTGGCGCGGGCGGCCCGTATCGTCCTCGCCAACGGCCTCGCGCTGCTCGGCCTCTCCGCCCCTGACCGGATGTAA
- a CDS encoding zinc ribbon domain-containing protein, whose translation MPTYEYQCPAGHDFELFQKMSDKPRAKCPACGKAATRKISGGAGLVFKGSGFYITDYGKDGKGPRKDTDKPAAKSEGSASSSAKPESASPKAEKPAAAKPAAGKKAAE comes from the coding sequence ATGCCGACCTACGAATACCAGTGCCCCGCGGGGCACGACTTCGAACTGTTCCAGAAGATGTCCGACAAGCCGCGGGCCAAGTGCCCCGCGTGCGGCAAGGCCGCGACCCGGAAGATCTCCGGTGGCGCGGGCCTGGTCTTCAAGGGCTCGGGCTTCTACATCACCGACTACGGCAAGGACGGCAAGGGCCCGCGGAAGGACACGGACAAGCCGGCGGCCAAGTCGGAGGGCAGCGCGAGCAGCTCCGCGAAGCCCGAGAGTGCCTCTCCCAAGGCGGAGAAGCCCGCGGCCGCCAAGCCGGCGGCCGGCAAGAAGGCCGCCGAGTGA
- a CDS encoding HEAT repeat domain-containing protein gives MRADGDPIHTAAVRAAGVIMILCLAVAGPLAAQGARASEAAFARGKPLGEWLAQADHYIPELRREAVKAIATLGPGARAALPTLLRAARDEHQEVRYWAIEAIRRIGPDARDAAPVLLTVLADDVRPVQQVARRALEALGPPATPLLLPSLGSRDAWVRANAAEAIGVIGAAPGKTVRQLALLLADDSLWVRASAAWALGHLGRAAKPATRPLIDLLQEELRHDPTLADPAQRARVENLCYALGRIGKDAGDAVPALLSVFFDGGDSLRSVAVAALAGVGNRAAEPLGKAARSGPMAVRLDAAQALRLMGPEGRKAVPDLVKVLEGTDELEGGHDLVIAVADALGAMGKSARPALGVLERQRRKSVSPDVVAALDRALRKARLGG, from the coding sequence ATGCGGGCCGATGGCGATCCCATCCACACCGCGGCCGTTCGCGCCGCCGGTGTCATCATGATCCTCTGCCTGGCCGTCGCCGGGCCGCTCGCCGCCCAGGGGGCTCGCGCCTCCGAGGCCGCCTTCGCGCGCGGCAAGCCGCTCGGGGAGTGGCTGGCGCAGGCCGATCATTACATCCCCGAGCTCCGCCGCGAGGCGGTGAAGGCCATCGCCACCCTCGGGCCGGGAGCGCGCGCGGCGCTCCCCACGCTCCTGCGGGCGGCGCGCGATGAGCACCAGGAGGTTCGCTACTGGGCCATCGAGGCCATCCGCCGTATCGGCCCCGACGCGCGGGACGCCGCGCCGGTGCTGCTCACGGTCCTCGCGGACGATGTCCGGCCGGTGCAGCAGGTGGCCCGCCGGGCGCTGGAGGCCCTCGGCCCACCCGCGACCCCGCTGCTCCTTCCCTCGCTCGGCTCGCGCGACGCCTGGGTCAGGGCCAACGCGGCGGAGGCCATCGGGGTGATCGGCGCCGCGCCGGGGAAGACCGTCCGGCAACTCGCCCTCCTCCTGGCCGATGATTCCCTCTGGGTTCGCGCTTCCGCGGCGTGGGCGCTCGGGCACCTGGGACGGGCCGCGAAGCCGGCTACCCGCCCGCTCATCGACCTGCTGCAGGAAGAGCTGCGGCACGATCCCACCCTGGCCGACCCGGCGCAGCGGGCGAGGGTGGAGAACCTCTGCTACGCGCTTGGCCGGATCGGCAAGGACGCCGGCGATGCGGTGCCGGCGCTGCTCTCGGTCTTCTTCGATGGCGGCGACTCCCTCCGCAGCGTGGCGGTGGCTGCGCTGGCCGGGGTAGGGAACCGGGCGGCGGAGCCGCTGGGCAAGGCCGCCCGGAGCGGTCCGATGGCGGTCCGCCTCGATGCGGCACAGGCCCTCAGGTTGATGGGTCCCGAGGGCCGGAAGGCGGTGCCCGACCTGGTGAAGGTCCTCGAGGGCACCGATGAGCTGGAGGGTGGGCACGACCTGGTGATCGCGGTGGCGGATGCGCTCGGGGCCATGGGCAAGTCGGCCCGCCCCGCGCTCGGCGTGCTGGAGCGGCAGCGCCGGAAGAGCGTGAGTCCGGACGTGGTGGCCGCGCTCGACCGGGCGCTCCGGAAGGCCCGGCTCGGCGGGTAG
- a CDS encoding DUF937 domain-containing protein — protein MGQAQQHLGKQAAGGNTADLLSGLTQLLGGQGGVGGLAGLVQLFNQGGLGNIIQSWISTGQNLPISPAQLQQVLGQGPLQNLAAKTGLAPEALSQQLSQLLPQVVDKLTPEGKLPSGDLMGDAMGMLKKFL, from the coding sequence ATGGGACAGGCGCAGCAGCACCTCGGCAAGCAGGCGGCGGGCGGCAACACGGCCGACCTCCTGTCAGGCCTCACCCAGCTGCTCGGCGGGCAGGGCGGAGTCGGTGGCCTGGCCGGGCTGGTGCAGCTGTTCAACCAGGGCGGGCTGGGGAACATCATCCAGTCGTGGATCAGCACCGGCCAGAACCTGCCCATCTCCCCGGCACAGCTCCAGCAGGTGCTCGGCCAGGGCCCGCTGCAGAACCTCGCCGCCAAGACCGGCCTGGCCCCGGAGGCCCTGTCCCAGCAGCTGTCGCAGCTGCTGCCCCAGGTGGTCGACAAGCTCACGCCCGAGGGCAAGCTGCCCAGCGGCGACCTCATGGGCGACGCCATGGGCATGCTCAAGAAGTTCCTGTAG
- a CDS encoding methylmalonyl-CoA mutase, translating into MSGRASGPGDWTGDPARDLGAPGRFPFTRGVYPAMYTERLWTMRQYAGFGTAEETNARFRLLLDAGQSGLSTAFDLPTQMGFDSDHPMAAGEVGRVGVAIDTVEDLHDLFRGIPLDQVSTSMTINATAGILLAMYVVVGEEQGVPRPKLQGTVQNDVLKEYIARGTYIYPAEPSLRLTVDLFRFVAEERMNFNPISISGYHMREAGATAAQEVGFTLANALEYVGRAVAAGLEVNRFGPRLSFFFAAHNDLFEEVAKFRAARRLWARLARERFQADDQTCRLRFHTQTGGVTLQAQQPLNNVVRVTVQALAAALGGTQSLHTNGYDEALALPTAASATLALRTQQILGHESGLDRTVDPLAGSWYVEALTDRIEAEARAIIGEVDRMGGAVAAINRGWFQEAIARSAWELQQAQEEGRQVVVGVNRFTDGSDAPAIARPDYSALQERQQRRLADVRARRDGAVVAARLEALASAAGGAAPLMPPIIEAVRARATLGEISDCLRGVWGTYRPA; encoded by the coding sequence ATGAGCGGGCGGGCCAGCGGCCCCGGGGACTGGACCGGCGATCCGGCGCGCGACCTCGGCGCGCCGGGCCGCTTCCCGTTCACCCGCGGCGTCTATCCGGCGATGTACACCGAGCGGCTGTGGACCATGCGCCAGTACGCCGGCTTCGGCACCGCCGAGGAGACCAACGCCCGGTTCCGGCTGCTGCTCGACGCCGGGCAGAGCGGGCTCTCCACCGCGTTCGACCTGCCCACGCAGATGGGCTTCGACTCCGATCACCCGATGGCCGCCGGCGAGGTCGGGCGCGTCGGCGTGGCCATCGACACCGTCGAGGACCTGCACGACCTCTTCCGCGGCATCCCGCTCGACCAGGTCTCCACCTCGATGACGATCAACGCCACCGCGGGGATCCTGCTCGCGATGTACGTGGTGGTGGGCGAGGAGCAGGGCGTGCCGCGTCCCAAGCTCCAGGGCACGGTGCAGAACGACGTGCTCAAGGAGTACATCGCCCGGGGGACCTACATCTACCCGGCGGAGCCCTCGCTCCGGCTCACGGTGGACCTGTTCCGCTTCGTGGCCGAGGAGCGGATGAACTTCAACCCCATCTCCATCAGCGGCTACCACATGCGCGAGGCCGGTGCCACCGCGGCGCAGGAGGTGGGCTTTACCCTGGCCAACGCGCTCGAGTACGTGGGGCGCGCGGTGGCGGCCGGGCTCGAGGTGAACCGGTTCGGCCCCCGGCTCTCGTTCTTCTTCGCCGCCCACAACGACCTCTTCGAGGAGGTCGCCAAGTTCCGCGCCGCCCGGCGGCTCTGGGCCCGGCTGGCGCGGGAGCGCTTCCAGGCCGACGACCAGACCTGCCGCCTGCGCTTCCACACCCAGACCGGCGGGGTCACGCTCCAGGCCCAGCAGCCGCTCAACAACGTGGTGCGGGTGACGGTGCAGGCGCTGGCCGCCGCGCTCGGCGGCACCCAATCCCTGCACACCAATGGCTACGACGAGGCGCTCGCGCTGCCCACCGCCGCGTCCGCCACCCTGGCGCTGCGCACCCAGCAGATCCTGGGGCATGAGAGCGGGCTCGACCGCACGGTGGATCCGCTCGCGGGCAGCTGGTACGTGGAGGCGCTCACCGATCGGATCGAGGCCGAGGCACGCGCCATCATCGGCGAGGTGGACCGGATGGGCGGGGCGGTCGCGGCGATCAATCGGGGCTGGTTCCAGGAGGCGATCGCCCGGAGCGCCTGGGAACTGCAGCAGGCGCAGGAGGAGGGCCGCCAGGTGGTGGTCGGCGTGAACCGGTTCACGGACGGCTCGGACGCCCCGGCGATCGCGCGGCCCGACTATTCGGCGCTGCAGGAGCGCCAGCAGCGACGCCTCGCGGACGTCCGTGCCCGCCGGGATGGCGCGGTGGTCGCGGCGCGACTGGAGGCGCTGGCCAGCGCGGCCGGCGGAGCGGCGCCGCTCATGCCGCCGATCATCGAGGCGGTCCGCGCCCGGGCCACCCTCGGGGAGATCAGCGACTGCCTGCGCGGGGTCTGGGGCACCTACCGTCCCGCCTGA
- the fbp gene encoding class 1 fructose-bisphosphatase: MPNSRVITIERFILDQEEKYPEATGELSNLLYDIALAAKIIAASIRRAGLVNILGSAGNTNVQGEEQQKLDIFANETMTNALNHTGRVCVMASEEDEQIIPVPDQYPAGKYSVLYDPLDGSSNIDVNGAVGTIFSIYRRVSMEGRGSMADVLQAGCKQVAAGYVIYGSSTMLIYSTGQGVAGFTLDPSIGEFLLSHPKMVTPRVGKYYSVNESNFARWSKATQWAVRGFHGDRPEEIPGKNSRYIGSLVADFHRNLLAGGIFMYPADSKNPRGKLRLLYEAAPMAFIAEQAGGSATDGVHRILDIVPQDLHQRTPLVIGSREDVGYVADTLRRMGEG, encoded by the coding sequence CTGCCCAATTCACGCGTGATCACCATCGAACGCTTCATCCTCGACCAGGAGGAGAAGTACCCCGAGGCGACCGGCGAGCTCTCCAACCTCCTCTACGACATTGCCCTCGCCGCCAAGATCATCGCCGCCAGCATCCGGCGCGCGGGACTGGTCAACATCCTCGGCAGCGCCGGCAACACCAACGTGCAGGGCGAGGAACAGCAGAAGCTCGACATCTTCGCCAACGAGACCATGACCAACGCGCTCAACCACACCGGGCGCGTCTGCGTGATGGCGTCCGAGGAGGACGAGCAGATCATCCCGGTGCCCGACCAGTACCCCGCCGGCAAGTACTCGGTGCTCTACGACCCGCTCGACGGCTCATCCAACATCGACGTGAACGGCGCGGTGGGCACCATCTTCAGCATCTACCGCCGGGTGAGCATGGAGGGCCGCGGCAGCATGGCCGACGTGCTCCAGGCCGGCTGCAAGCAGGTGGCGGCGGGATACGTGATCTACGGCTCGAGCACCATGCTGATCTATTCCACGGGGCAGGGGGTGGCGGGCTTCACCCTCGACCCCTCGATCGGCGAGTTCCTGCTCTCCCACCCGAAGATGGTGACGCCCCGCGTGGGCAAGTACTACAGCGTCAACGAGTCCAACTTCGCCCGCTGGAGCAAGGCGACGCAGTGGGCGGTGCGGGGGTTCCACGGCGACCGGCCCGAGGAGATCCCGGGCAAGAACAGCCGCTACATCGGCTCCCTGGTGGCCGATTTCCACCGCAACCTGCTGGCGGGCGGCATCTTCATGTATCCGGCCGACAGCAAGAACCCGCGGGGCAAGCTGCGGCTGCTCTATGAGGCGGCGCCCATGGCGTTCATCGCCGAGCAGGCCGGCGGCTCGGCCACCGACGGGGTGCACCGCATCCTCGACATCGTGCCCCAGGACCTGCACCAGCGCACTCCGCTGGTGATCGGCAGCCGCGAGGACGTGGGCTACGTGGCCGACACGCTGCGGCGGATGGGGGAGGGATGA
- a CDS encoding DNA internalization-related competence protein ComEC/Rec2 gives MRPAYLLLACYGAGLATGLLRFGAPAGVAGLLITVGAWCLWWRPGAAVWPAVALAGVLSAQLARGAEATACARHLQPGALTLRVRVEEPVFEDQRLAAVSLPGAGCTGLVDARWPGEPVRAGTRGRVEGRWLARPDRAGRTGGMLLVRAFTAEAVDQAMGDRFHNWLGEQIRALFGDRAGTVEALLINRRGGMAPELKDRYARAGLVHILSISGFHVGVILAWVLLGVRLLTPRRHLAAAIGVAVAGGYVAFIGWPAPAARAVLLAAIAAQARWRQRALSPLPLLAVTGVVVLLVDPWAALDAGAWLSVAALGGALLATRWSDRRLGRGWGWRLLAGSAGATIATAPISAALFGTVSLAGLGLNFVAIPLAAVVVPGLLLSLAASALVPVLAPPLAAGSGMLLAALDAVAWYGGAVEGLVVIQPAGPVAAVPWLGLAAVAWWCTSDGARRLVALRRAMLAAAIAVWVLAGVEQAGVVRAAGGGLALHFLDVGQGDAALLRTPHGQWILIDAGPRTERSDAGRRVVAPFLARHRAGGLALAVVSHAHADHLGGLPAVLDRFPVRQVLEPAELVADSLYVGLLDQLEAAGVPWQAARDGMRFEIDSVRFSLLHPDPAWQEWQADLNEDSAILLVEYGGFRALFPGDAGLVAEARLAGRVGRVDVLKLGHHGSRSASGDAWLSELAPRVAIISSGAGNRYGHPHPEVLARLARHGIGGWRTDQSGTIRVTTDGRSLTIVAGPTQATFPVGGPP, from the coding sequence ATGAGGCCCGCCTACCTCCTGCTGGCGTGCTATGGGGCCGGTCTCGCGACCGGCCTCCTGCGTTTCGGGGCCCCGGCAGGCGTCGCGGGGCTCCTGATCACGGTCGGTGCGTGGTGTCTGTGGTGGCGCCCCGGGGCCGCGGTGTGGCCCGCCGTCGCGCTGGCTGGCGTGCTCAGCGCGCAGCTGGCGCGGGGGGCGGAGGCCACCGCCTGCGCACGGCACCTGCAGCCGGGTGCCCTCACGCTGCGCGTGCGGGTGGAGGAACCGGTCTTCGAGGACCAGCGCCTCGCCGCGGTGTCGCTCCCCGGGGCCGGGTGTACCGGCCTCGTCGATGCCCGGTGGCCGGGGGAGCCGGTACGTGCGGGCACCCGGGGACGGGTCGAGGGGCGGTGGCTGGCCCGGCCGGACCGCGCCGGCCGGACCGGCGGCATGCTCCTGGTGCGGGCGTTCACCGCAGAGGCGGTGGACCAGGCCATGGGCGACCGGTTCCACAACTGGCTCGGCGAGCAGATCCGGGCGCTCTTCGGCGACCGCGCGGGGACGGTCGAGGCGCTGCTGATCAACCGCCGCGGCGGGATGGCGCCCGAGCTCAAGGACCGCTACGCCCGCGCCGGCCTGGTGCACATCCTCTCGATCTCCGGCTTCCACGTCGGCGTGATCCTGGCGTGGGTGCTGCTCGGGGTCCGGCTGCTCACGCCGCGCCGGCACCTGGCCGCGGCCATCGGGGTGGCGGTGGCTGGTGGGTACGTGGCGTTCATCGGCTGGCCCGCACCGGCCGCCCGCGCGGTGCTGCTGGCCGCGATCGCCGCGCAGGCCCGGTGGCGGCAACGGGCCCTTTCGCCGCTCCCCCTCCTCGCGGTGACGGGGGTGGTGGTGCTCCTGGTGGATCCCTGGGCGGCGCTCGATGCCGGTGCCTGGCTCTCGGTGGCCGCGCTGGGCGGCGCGCTGCTCGCCACGCGGTGGAGCGACCGGCGGCTGGGCCGCGGCTGGGGCTGGCGCCTGCTGGCCGGCTCGGCCGGCGCCACCATCGCCACCGCGCCGATCAGCGCGGCGCTGTTCGGCACGGTCTCACTCGCGGGGCTGGGGCTCAATTTCGTCGCCATCCCGCTCGCCGCGGTGGTGGTGCCCGGGCTGCTGCTCAGCCTGGCGGCCTCGGCGCTCGTGCCGGTGCTGGCCCCGCCGCTCGCCGCCGGCTCCGGTATGCTGCTCGCCGCCCTCGATGCGGTGGCCTGGTACGGAGGCGCGGTCGAGGGGCTGGTGGTCATCCAGCCCGCCGGGCCGGTCGCCGCCGTGCCCTGGCTCGGACTCGCGGCGGTGGCCTGGTGGTGCACCTCCGACGGCGCGCGGCGCCTGGTGGCGCTCCGCCGCGCCATGCTGGCGGCGGCCATCGCGGTCTGGGTCCTGGCGGGGGTGGAGCAGGCCGGGGTCGTCCGTGCCGCCGGTGGCGGGCTGGCGTTACATTTTCTCGATGTGGGACAGGGTGACGCCGCCCTGCTTCGCACCCCGCATGGACAGTGGATCCTGATCGATGCCGGACCCCGGACGGAACGCAGCGATGCCGGCCGCCGGGTGGTGGCCCCGTTCCTCGCGCGCCACCGGGCGGGTGGCCTGGCGCTCGCGGTCGTTTCCCACGCCCACGCGGATCACCTCGGCGGCCTGCCCGCGGTGCTCGACCGCTTCCCGGTGCGCCAGGTGCTGGAACCGGCGGAGCTGGTGGCCGACTCCCTGTACGTGGGGCTGCTCGACCAGCTGGAGGCGGCCGGTGTCCCATGGCAGGCCGCGCGGGATGGGATGCGCTTCGAGATCGACAGCGTGCGCTTCTCGCTGCTCCATCCGGACCCGGCCTGGCAGGAGTGGCAGGCGGACCTGAACGAGGATTCCGCGATCCTGCTGGTGGAATACGGCGGATTCCGGGCGCTCTTCCCCGGCGATGCCGGCCTGGTGGCGGAGGCGCGGCTGGCGGGGCGGGTGGGCCGGGTGGACGTGCTCAAGCTGGGGCATCACGGCTCCCGCTCGGCCAGTGGCGATGCGTGGCTCTCGGAGCTTGCCCCGCGCGTCGCGATCATCAGCAGCGGTGCCGGCAACCGCTACGGGCATCCCCATCCCGAGGTCCTCGCGCGGCTGGCCCGGCACGGGATTGGCGGGTGGCGGACGGACCAGTCGGGCACCATCCGGGTCACCACCGACGGGCGCAGCCTCACCATCGTCGCGGGCCCAACGCAGGCAACCTTCCCGGTCGGCGGACCCCCGTGA
- a CDS encoding late competence development ComFB family protein, whose product MTPPVIRNAVEEHVIDAYAQLSAHFPDFCGCETCRLDVLVYALNRLPPRYVVGLEGSIVTDVNLDKDQNRASIEVAVMEGIRKVNLAPRCKRRSART is encoded by the coding sequence ATGACCCCACCCGTGATCCGCAACGCCGTCGAGGAGCACGTCATCGACGCCTACGCCCAGCTCTCGGCCCACTTCCCCGACTTCTGCGGCTGCGAGACCTGCCGGCTCGACGTGCTGGTCTACGCCCTCAACCGGCTGCCGCCCCGCTACGTCGTGGGGCTCGAGGGGTCGATCGTGACCGACGTCAACCTCGACAAGGACCAGAACCGGGCGTCGATCGAGGTCGCCGTGATGGAGGGCATCCGCAAGGTCAACCTCGCGCCGCGCTGCAAGCGCCGAAGCGCCCGCACCTAG